In Prescottella soli, a genomic segment contains:
- a CDS encoding helix-turn-helix domain-containing protein: MNAHVTDSASSTGRPRDPRIDADVLAATREMLLEVGWEQLSMRGIAARAGVSRAALSRRWASKAHLVLDALLGATPDLEPFEGTDRTGWIDWVITGSAQLFSRPDVREAAPGLLAALRDHEDLRTALWQGFGGPAAELFAAHGAGADGAASDEQRTRDLLDAKAVLVLASGAALFSSLIAKEDDTPELRARIRELLVPVADRPARADEK, from the coding sequence ATGAATGCACACGTGACCGATAGCGCCTCCAGTACCGGACGCCCCAGGGATCCCCGAATCGACGCCGACGTCCTGGCCGCCACCAGGGAAATGCTGTTGGAGGTCGGGTGGGAGCAGCTGAGCATGCGTGGGATCGCCGCGCGTGCCGGGGTGAGCCGGGCGGCGCTGTCGCGGCGCTGGGCGTCCAAGGCGCACCTGGTGCTCGACGCCCTCCTGGGCGCGACACCCGACCTCGAGCCGTTCGAGGGCACCGACCGCACCGGCTGGATCGACTGGGTGATCACCGGCAGCGCGCAGCTGTTCTCCCGGCCCGACGTGCGCGAGGCGGCACCCGGCCTGCTCGCGGCCCTGCGCGACCACGAGGACCTACGCACCGCGCTGTGGCAGGGATTCGGCGGGCCGGCCGCGGAACTGTTCGCCGCGCACGGCGCCGGCGCGGACGGTGCGGCGTCCGACGAGCAGCGGACACGCGACCTGCTGGACGCCAAGGCGGTGCTGGTGCTGGCGTCCGGGGCCGCGCTGTTCTCGAGCCTCATCGCCAAGGAGGACGACACACCCGAACTGCGTGCCCGCATCCGGGAACTGCTGGTGCCGGTGGCGGACAGGCCCGCGAGGGCGGACGAAAAGTAG
- the sigM gene encoding RNA polymerase sigma factor SigM — MRIFRGVAKSGLSDAELLAAHASGDGGAFAELLSRHYDHLWHVARRTSYTVEDAADALQEALLSAHRTAGSFREDAAVRSWLHTIVVNACLDRIRRNRARPTVSLSSDETVDPRDERDHIAERETALLVDRALLRLPPEQRAAIVAVDMEGYSVAEAAQRLGVPEGTVKSRCARARAKLASHLEYLRDVGNRS; from the coding sequence GTGCGAATCTTCAGGGGGGTCGCCAAATCTGGTCTGTCGGATGCAGAACTCTTGGCAGCGCACGCGTCGGGTGACGGGGGCGCGTTCGCGGAGTTGCTGAGCCGGCACTACGACCATCTTTGGCATGTTGCGAGAAGAACGAGCTACACCGTCGAGGACGCGGCCGACGCGCTGCAGGAGGCGCTGCTGTCCGCGCACCGCACGGCGGGGTCGTTCCGGGAGGACGCGGCCGTGCGCAGCTGGCTGCACACGATCGTGGTGAACGCGTGCCTCGACCGGATCCGGCGGAACCGCGCCCGACCGACGGTGTCGCTGTCGTCCGACGAGACCGTCGATCCACGCGACGAGCGGGACCACATCGCGGAGCGCGAGACCGCGTTGCTCGTCGACCGGGCGCTGCTGCGGCTGCCGCCCGAGCAGCGGGCCGCGATCGTCGCCGTCGACATGGAGGGGTATTCGGTGGCCGAGGCCGCGCAGCGGCTCGGTGTGCCGGAGGGGACGGTCAAGAGCCGCTGCGCCCGCGCCCGCGCCAAGCTGGCCTCGCATTTGGAATACTTGCGTGATGTAGGGAACCGATCTTGA